In a genomic window of Phragmites australis chromosome 14, lpPhrAust1.1, whole genome shotgun sequence:
- the LOC133890422 gene encoding DNA replication complex GINS protein PSF2-like, with the protein MIPVWSFLLYRICSECTVATMRRNILVHGIAAKRAQGGGPGDGTVDVVAKEAEARERDLAVARSGGVLTHLGPPPRPAPPPWPPLLAPASQFDPHLSIFSPFEVESMVEDETVDIIPNIHMDTLNMICGGFGLFFPQIPSKVPLWLAVALKKRGKCTIHTSEWMIVERLTHVLDLERESPREFQPLSFHYIEISMLLFDHAGDDISDAYLVSSEQSR; encoded by the exons ATGATCCCCGTCTGGTCCTTCCTCCTCTATCGTATCTGCTCCGAGTGCACCGTCGCCACCATGCGGCGCAACATCCTTGTCCATGGCATCGCAGCCAAACGGGCACAGGGGGGCGGACCCGGCGACGGCACGGTTGATGTGGTGGCCAAGGAGGCCGAGGCAAGGGAGCGGGACCTCGCGGTGGCTAGATCTGGTGGCGTCCTCACTCATCTCGGACCCCCACCTCGCCCTGCGCCGCCTCCATGGCCTCCCCTTCTAGCGCCTGCCTCGCAGTTCGACCCGCACCTCTCCATCTTCTCGCCCTTCGAG GTGGAGTCCATGGTGGAGGATGAGACCGTCGACATCATCCCAAATATCCACATGGACACCCTCAACATGATATGT GGGGGTTTTGGACTCTTCTTCCCACAAATTCCGAGCAAGGTGCCTCTGTGGCTCGCTGTGGCACTCAAGAAACGTGGCAAGTGCACCATCCACACCTCTGAGTGGATGATTGTAG AACGCTTGACACATGTATTAGACTTAGAAAGAGAGTCACCTAGAGAATTCCAGCCACTGTCATTCCACTATATTGAAATATCTATGCTTTTGTTCGATCA TGCTGGTGATGACATCTCAGATGCATACTTGGTTAGTTCCGAACAATCTCGATAG